In the Microplitis mediator isolate UGA2020A chromosome 5, iyMicMedi2.1, whole genome shotgun sequence genome, TCTCAACGTGACGGCTCACGTTGAGTCTAGAAGCAGCCACAGCAACCCCTACCCAGTTTCCTCGCTACGGGAACGCGTAATATAATGTATGCGAGATAAAGACGCGAGTGTGGTGTGCCGCACCTTTGTATCAGAATAGACTAAGATATTATGAAGGAGGAAAtagtatgtgtgtgtgtatagcGAACATCGGGTGAGAAAACGCATCTTCCGTCTCTCCTTGTCTTTATCTTGAGACTTTATCTCTCTCTGCACGCTCGCTGGGAAGAAGGAGTCCTGCAACGCCACCCAACTACTAGGGGTGCCCATAACTTATCGCAGATTTAAGGCTCTTAGACTTAAGGGactctaataataatatagcgCCATTGCCGACGGTTCATGGAAATCGCAACCGCCAAGACAGCGAAGAGTGAGCGAACGAGCGAACCAGCCGCGAGCTCTTTCTTCAGCTCAACcggattattgttattacatttttctacttcgctatatatatatacacacttGAGTCGAACCGCGGACTAtgcgaattttaatttaccatTTAACCCTTGTCATTTTAGAAATTCTTATTAacattttgtgtgtgtgtttttttttattaatatacacaTTCGTGATCTTACTcgggaaattttattataaaatttaatgacatgtaagttttaatatttttttattttatgtgtgcagtaattttgatattatatatatatttaccaaGTAATAAtggatttaatattaaattttagagtTTAAATTAAGTTATATCTTGATAAAGGTATTTTGTAGTAGAAATTATTGAATGTATttacttttagaaaattattttttaaaaaagtttaactttgcaattaaattaattaaaaagttttattacaCATGGTCAATATCATtttgtcaaaatttattaaatgagctcaattttattttttaaattatttgtctagTTCTCTTGTATGTGTAAGAAGGACACTTCAATATATTTCACTTGCTAGTGAAtagaagtaaatatttatttaacaattaaacattATGAAACCCGGCAACTAATTGTATAATATGGACagttaataataagtaatataataaGGGAAAGGGGTGAGAGTAGCTAGATGACGTCACGTTGGGTCCTCTCGGAGGGTCGGTATTCAGTAACGAGTCGCTTacatatgtttttattttttataaaatcaatattaaaaaaaattgcacttatacacagaaaaaaaatttatcttgagtcaagaaaatattttagaagacaaacgttttcgggaaccaagtcaagatttttaaaaaaaattcgtcttggtcgaAGAagatttctaatttttctgagaaaatttaggtttccaaaaaaatttttttgaatcaagaatatttaccttcagtcgagaattttttttttctgttttgtttttcaaatttttttcgtgtgtatattttcagttttttttttttagtaattgatttgttgaaaaaaaaatttgaaaattatttattgtttgctaacttcagaatcataattttttgcaaGTTTCTTCtctacaatttaaaaaaaaatgataataataataataactaaaatgGATAAGACAAATAAAAGAGCATGAGATTTTATGCCGTTAAATTTTCAAGATCTTTTTATGTGATGTGGGAACATAAACAAAAGCCGACGATAAATTTGGCAAGTCGgagaattaataaaagattacACCTCGGTTACGGCAGTACCCGGTTGAGATAAGGCCTCGACGGTGTTTCCCAACCGGGGCAACCAACACAGGAGTTGAGGTGAAGGAGACAAGTATACAGTATAGGTATTCCGTAGAAATAAGGACAACGTTCGGGGGAATATAAGGAGTATAAGAAGAACACGGTGCTGGTAAATCATCGGATATCTTACCCGTAATACATAAAGCACCCTTCGCACAGCTTATACTTCGCTCCACTGCTGCTATCTCACCCGAGACTTCCAGACAAAGATGCCGACGCCACATCAGCAATAACCTACGCGAAATTACTGTCAAACACAAGACGagatggaaataaaaaatataactgagCTCAACTAAATATGTAATGGgcgggttattttttttttctactcacTGTATTTACGTGGGAGTCAgagtaaatatttgtaatgATAGTATAGGTAAACTTAGTTTAGCTATAGGTACACTTAGTTGACGATCTCCCTTGGACGCGTGTCAGTGTTGACTTGATATTACATGCGGGATAAGACATCGACTTTGGGACTCTGGCTATGGCAAATACGAGACGCTAAGGGTGGATGCTATTAATTGGGTAATATTACTAAGGGCGCACACACTTTGGCGCTGAGAACCAACGAAAGGAATATCTTGGCTTTGATGTCGACCACGGTCCATTTCATAACGCTGTAGacattcttaattaattaattgacgtTTCGTTCGATCCAAGAAACCAACCCACAAGAGTTTAATCATACGAGGTAGATTTTGCGTCGCGGATTCAATGCGTCGTCattgcttttaaatttttttagttaattaagtTTGTATTGAcgtttatactttttttattgagaaaactcaataaatattttttattaatcatttttataggATACCAAATTTACAGTGTTTTTAGTTTAGtagagtttttatttaaaatcagttATAGTTTTTGtgaggaaaatttatttcgacaCGAGAAAggtataaaattaatctaattaaAGAAGTGCGGGGCAAAGTGtccagatagcaaaatgacgtcttgatgagttctgaatgagttcTTATTTACGATTCGGACGTCTTATCAACATCTTAAAGAAGTCTTTgagaagttctcaagatgtcgaatgagacacctagcgaactcagtaagacgtctttaaaaagagttcttttttctgacttcgcGAATAAGACTTCAGTATGAATTTACTATAGCGTCTTAAGGagctcctaattttgacttcataaagaagttaaaaaaagaatactctcagacgtcacaaaactgacgtcttatttatggagtcttcaagaactctcaattaagagttcttaaaaattacaccttgaagtcattataagacttcttgaggACGCCTTCAAAAAGACGTCGCAAAGCAGTCGTTCCgacttgaatgctgtctgggTGGAGACGCTAAAAATCTATGTGCTGTTTTTTAACTTACGTCAgatcttatacttttttttttaagttaaaaatattcaaccgGCAttgaaaatctttttttttcatcaaaatttgaatagccGACTTTTCCCGGCCTTCTGATAACCCATATCACAAGATTTTTAATAGAACAaatctatatattataacgAGCCGACGGTAATTCTTTAGCAGAGTAAAAATACTAAGTATGAGTTAAGCCCATGAAGAAAAGAAAACTGGTATCTTAGTCGTCTTATTTAGTACACAGGCACCAGGAAGTACTCAGTGATCTATGGTAGGATTACCGTAGACGGTATTTCTTCATAACTGTTTCTCATGTTCTACTACACCCCTTTCCTCAACCACAGTTTTAACCTCAGACTCACTTGCCTTCAGCATGTAATGGCCATCTCCATTTCTCCGTTTTTACTCTCGTCTCTTCTCGTATCTTTTACTTGTTACTTACCTCTCACTACAACTTTCTCCGAGTCCACATGTGCGCCATCTTTCTCACACATCTGACAAGAAAGTAACTTAGAACTGGCTCGATATATCTATTGCAGCAAAGCTTACGCTCGTAGTATAGATACAGGGTGGAAACACCCTCAGCCTCAGTCTCAACCTCTCGCTTAAACACAACCGCCGCATCACCACAACTATAACTACCAACACATCAGCCTCCTGCGGGGTCGCAGGACCTGGAAAGCGCCAAAGAACGGTTACAGGCGGGAGAGGGGGGAAGCTTGTATCTTAATAACATTCATGAGCTCAGATATACCCAGTAGATTTATTGCCACGGCACCCACGGATACTACCAAGATTCAACCATCCCCGTACAGCTTTACTTTCCTTTAACTCTCTGGCATTTTCTATCTTCCTTTAACCGTCTTACCCCCCCTCAAACTTCATTTGAATCTATTCTCTTATTCTTTTGTTATGTATGTCTGATTCTTAATCtcataaatgaattattatattcgcggaattattcgattcattttttttttttattatatttatacatttaatattttttaatatacataaattataaatcacaatattttatatttttcgcaacacgattcatttaaaaaatttattcattttttacgaaattaaatgaattataaaatagacGAGGCAAAATGGGCTTCGTAAAAAAATgcccattattttttttctatatttttattcttcaagtcgctaaataattattttatgagtacgtcccaattataaaaatatgaaaattattttctttaaaatggAAGGTAGCCCAATTTACCCCATAATCTCTAATTTGCTtccttgttatttttttaagaataacAAAAAGTTCTATTTCATATGAcgctgaagttagccgacgtctaataatttttggattttttttaaaacggtaaattataaaaaaaaaatatttaaaaaaaatgcatcaataattttttgaattttctacatgtgcatatttttagttttttttttctgtcataaatttgttgtaaataaaaatccaaaagttgtcaattgtctgttaacttcagagTCAtctatttcatatatatacaattttatatttttttaaaattttgtacccATGCCTTAGATGTCTAGTTTCTCTccttttcattataaattgaaaaattataattaataaaaccgacagttacatgaatttttttttataatcagaaaaaaaataattttatttaaagatattaataataatttaatgtaagAGTTTGAAAAGCTAGACATCAGAGTACTGAGAGTAGAATAAGCCCCTCGGTTTCGGTGGCTGGTTGGCCGGCTGACTACCTTCCGACTCAAACCAAGGCAATACAGATTTATGTAAGTATTTAACGCAAGCTCTTTGCTTTATCGCAGACCAACCAGCCAAGTTGTCCCATCTTAGACGTCCGAAAATTTACCATTACGTTCTTCCTCGGTCATCTCAAACTTTCATATTTCTTTATCGTCACTCCATCGGACTCTATCCTCCATCCAAAAGGATTTATCCTGCggattacaaaaaatttatattttaaaaaaaaatgtcaagttATTAGAAAACATATTCTCAGCAAATGGATATAATATTGATATGAGCTTTTTCAATAACCTCATAATACTCTCTCGAGTCTTGGAGATTTAGCAGGGAGAGGGTTGATATTATAGATGAAaggggaaaaaataaaaccgcTCGTGGTCTGTCGTCCCGATAGACTAGCTAAGGAAGGATTTTGTTCGGCCGACCGTATAAGAAAGCTAAAAGCCATCGGTCTATCGACCTCGATGACCGTCTTGGTCGCGACCTATAACCTGcctcttattttatttatattattttttttttttaatattttttacatctaTCCCAGTATCTGACAAGACTTTGacaaaaactttattaaacatttagaaaaatatatttttcttaaccccgggtcaaaaatagaacttgatttagactcggtttaccaagtcgaaatttggagccgtttttcacaagacaaactcgacttttttttacggagatatgaaatatatcaagtcttcgccttggtttagacttaactggcttacttagtcacgatttaagacgaaaaagtttaaatcaagtcggaattgacttggtttagacttattcgacaaattataaggcgaaaaagtcaaaattaaggtgaaataatttttatacattaaggcggaagtaaggcgaataaataactttttttcgacttgattcagcaagtcaaaagtaaggtgaatgactatcgtgctcgaagtaaagacgaataagttgaaactaagataaaaaaatacgagtaagttgaaactaagatgaaaaaagttcaaaaagtttaaaaaaatttaattcaaatcgcaaaagtcgagatcttatcgaaaaatcctcggcaaatcgataacttcaaaagaaaataaggtgaagcgagcctgaatcaagttttatttttgacccggaaattctttattaattatcgtattttcaatattttgaattatagtcagcgaaaaatttttttttttaaataagcaaACAACGGTGTGCTTATTATTTAACTGCCGCAATTATTCACTAATAGCTTACATAATATCGATAAATACTGGGTaggaaaaattagtttcacctattatttttttaactttatcaTAACATATGAGTTGGACGGTAGAATTGCCCATAGTAGATTACAAAGTTGTGCAACAGTGTagcattgaatatttaaagtagaaatcatttgcaataattttaacaatatgAATACTTCTATACTAGTAGTATACTATTTTGCTTATGGATCGAATATGCTCGATTGTaggtttaatattaatataccaCGTGCTAAGGTTGTAGGAATTGGACAATTAGAGGTACGAAAAAtgatatcattatttatttatattaacttgtcaatataatatttccttcaacatatttattttcaaagaataaatttattgaatttgaatttggcTTAGACgcatcattaataaaatttatttttttatatataaggtaatagacccagtacccgatcacgcatgtatttgtatatctatatttactaaattttaccaAATATAGATATTCAAATACAcggagtgatcgagtactagttccctgatcgggtactaggtttATTACCTTATGCATAAAATAGAATTACAGACTCGATTTTTTTGGGTATGGAAAATCATGGAATGGATCGGGGGCAACAATTGTTAGAGCTCGTGATTCTCAAGTTTGGGGTGTGATCTGGAAAATGCCTGAAAGTAAAGTAGCCGATTTAGATCGACAAGAAGGTGTACACGTCGATTTATACAAAGCGATTGAGATTAAAGTTACAAGTTTTAGCGGTAAAGTTTATTATTGCCGGAGCTATAAAGCAGTTGTAGATCCTAAGCCAGCTGTTAAGCTTGATCAATTACCAGACAATCGATTGCCTTCTTCATTATATATGTGACTATattgcattgtaattttttattttttatttactatcaatacttgatgaaaataactactgtttattattatcgaATAGGAAAGTTTTGATAAAAGGTGCTCAGGATCACCATTTACCACAggattatatcaaatttatgaAAACTATAAGACACAATAACATTACTGATGTCTACCCTGAGGGGTAAGATATATCTTACTCATttgggtggcgcaaaaaaaccaactatttttttttcgagctcgcatgaaaattcgttggtttacgatgttttaagaagcctctcaaaaaatttttaagatcatgaattttgaaaatatcaaaaatgattgaaattcggattttttatttctaaattttttctttctagtGGCAGcgatagtttatatttgtaaaatcatgactatgctgaaaatttcagcccaaaatttaaatatttaaacggcgctcaagaattttgaatgtttccgagtgctgtcttttgtacgttttcgagcgacccttaaatattaataataaagcttctcgattttttgaCCACCAATTTGCATAACAATGAATGAatatataacccgagaaataaaaatatcaagttttttacatacttttttattttttaattcaatttgtaggttttttcgcttattcaaaacttaccaaattttattgtttaagactgtcctgtacatttatggttatgcaaaagttatattttactgaaatgacaataatggagtcataaaaaaatacaaaaactaattcaaacttatagatacatattatcagttaatattcaaaattcttgattgccgtataagtatttaaattttgggctgaaattttcagcatagtcatgattttacaaatataaactattgctgccacgagaaaaaaaaaattttggaataaaaaatccgaatttcgatcatttttgatattttcaaaattcatgagcgacctcttaaaaattttttatcgagctgattttttgaGAGGCTTCctaaaacatcttaaaccaacaaattttcatgcgagatcgaaaaaaaaaaatagtcggtttttttgcgccaccctaatgcTCATATATAAGTAGAGTGGGCACGATGAATACTTAACAGAGTAAAAAACgacaaatagaaaaaaaattttgttcggAATTCGAATTAcggttgaaaatttatttgaatagagtCATAActaagcaaaaaaataatttttaagtaccCGTTGTGCCTTAGTTTTCTCTCCAAACAGAATAACAACcgtaatttttacgatttttagATTAGAGGCTTGTGGTTTAACCGGTCATTAGATGCCCTTCCGTTTTATAAcattacaaatttataataaaattattaaataaaaagtaatttaaaaattttaggttttataaaaatttaactaaaattactAGTGAGTTTTAGCttgaaatatgaaaaataaatctaatgaATAATGTAAAATTCGCGTGTATTATGAGTAACAAAATTCATCTTATGTCTTATCGTAAGATTTGTACAAGAATTTAAAAGGGGGTAGTAAACTGGCCGACACAGTCTTGCACAATCTTAATACTGTCTTAAGCCCCTCTTGCGCGACATAAATTATGTATCGTCCGGGCGCGTAAGACGTTCGGATCCCGAGAGCACCTGGTATTCACCAGCAACTCTACTCTACTCACTTCCAAACCAGTACTAGCACTAGCACTAGCACTAGCACACTACCAGCACTAGTCTCTTACCCGTTGGTGAACGCACTTCACCCtttctcaaaaattattcttctctGTTTAGTTCCTTGTTCCTacaactactactactactacttctatttgttgttgttgttgttgttgttattgttatacTTCATTGTTGCGCACGTGAAATCCTCTACACTCGTCGCTCTTATACATCCACTACTAGCTGTAGCTATACACACTAACAAGATAAACTAAGTATATATAAAGTGAGGtccctaaattttctcaaagtCTATAAGGGTTAAGGAATTAACCCGGGTCGTCAAGACACACGATGAATAAGAGGGTAAAACGAGTATACGGTAGAAGACACTAGTCTGCGGTATGGGGCAGAAGCTTAATAACCCTCGATTTCAAGACTTTCCTCTGGCATAACCGAGTCCAGAGCGTAAGCGAGAGACAGccagagagagaaagagagagaaaaaatgaGAGATAAAGACCCTTGGTGAAAACCATTACAaggatttcttttatttacgCCAGCGAAAAGTACCCCTAGAGACTTGTTACTTATTCTTTCTCTCGTTTACTTAGTCTTGATATGATATATCTGTACAATGTCCACTCTCATACTAAAGTTGTAGACTCAGGACTTAAACTCAAGAGGCTAAATACCGTGATCTCGACTGGCCAGTAATCTTTATGATACGGCGATAGATCTTGCCCATTGATCCAGATAAAAGTACTATCCTGGATGGATTTCCGACAGCATTATATACTTACGGCTGAGTTAATTCCACCCGACGAGCCAACACTCGCTCGTATATCAATTAAGCCGTGATTGCGGATAAATGCCGAGGGTCTTCGTAATATTATATCATTCTATAAACGTTGCTCTCATATTTTCACgggtcatttattttttaattaatatattgtcgtacttttttttttttatttactaatccatttatttatttattgggattttaatgaagaaaaatctTTAACTTTTCGCTTatgtttgaagaaaataaaaaaattgctaattttcgggttgcaaaaaaattttttcgaaattaatccccaagaatattttaaataaattttttttatataaataattaatttaaagagtaataaaaagtaaatttcgGGATCCATTCTTAAAATATAAGTAAGGATTAAAGAATAAGGACGTAAAGTAGACGGGGCGGAAGATAGAgatgagtaataaaaaaatgaaagcttGATTTGTACAACCTCATCTCTGGCATCATCAGAggaagcataaaaaaataataagaagcTTCGTCGTGCATCCCTCAAGGATTATTTAAACCAATCCCGGCTAATTTGCAAGCCTCTCAAATTCGCCCATTTAATTGTCTCCATCTCTTCTGTCGCATTATTCccttttgtattataaaatacGACATACTCAATCAGCTcacatattaatattaatattaatgacaACCCAACTCACTGCAATAAGTTGCATTAAATCAAATCACAGCCGAATTATAAAGTGGTTATTTACCCCAAAGTAATAGTTTTACTCAGAACcggtaattttgtaaataattcgCGAAGCTGTGATCGCATCCGTTGCCAAGCGGCCTATTGtaatatgcatatatatacatatatctccCTTTATATTTTGTACGTCCGGCAGCGAGACGTGAAAATAGAGAACAGTTAGGCATATATCCTAACCGGTAGATATGAATTTATACGAAGCGCCATGAAGTGACTGAGTAGAGAGAAAAGACCGAGACAAACTCGCTCGGTCATGTTGCCTCTACTCCCCATTATTCAGGAACTTTGCTGACAGCTCTCCGGATAGCGAGATAAGAACGTACTCTGAATACTCAATGCTCGCTGTCGACAATGAACACTGTTGGTCTCTGTCAGGATATATGTCCTGCATTCTCTTAGTCCTTGAACACTTTgatgacaaataataaattaaaaataataaacataaagCATTAATTCATTAAACTGTTCGAGTAGGACAAAAAACCCTGGGATAAGAGACTGACTGACTGTTGAGAGACGAATGAATAAGAGAAATGCGTGTGGTAAAATGGATCCTTGTAAGACGTTTTAATTGGACAAATCCGCCTATCCTCATTAAATCCAGTCTCCGCGATACCTTTATACTTCAACTGTATATACCAGGACTCTTTGGGTATTCGTATCGCCCTT is a window encoding:
- the LOC130668893 gene encoding gamma-glutamylcyclotransferase-like, whose protein sequence is MNTSILVVYYFAYGSNMLDCRFNINIPRAKVVGIGQLENYRLDFFGYGKSWNGSGATIVRARDSQVWGVIWKMPESKVADLDRQEGVHVDLYKAIEIKVTSFSGKVYYCRSYKAVVDPKPAVKLDQLPDNRLPSSLYMKVLIKGAQDHHLPQDYIKFMKTIRHNNITDVYPEGLEACGLTGH